In one window of Clupea harengus chromosome 4, Ch_v2.0.2, whole genome shotgun sequence DNA:
- the lmod3 gene encoding leiomodin-3 — protein MVDSAILRHKYLPLCQMGLILDHAQNTRHRRPGLKLLPTSVQHSSSTGFFLGSSPISFLISHGSMSDHSEQDSLMDDFDEDELLAGLSAEEIRELQNEMDFLAPDERVPVGMRQKNSAPQRTVKDDSDQESECEDIDEDEILSGLSAEEIKQLQSEMDVIAPDERVPVGMRQRDQTEKTPTGTFDHRSLVDYLYWEKESTRMMDEERVPTTLLPSEKKLREAAELKEKEEEVIEEVVEEVEEEVPEDVDEVEYVYEEVVEEVESKDGQVGEEVIEEVIEEIIEEVIKVEEEPQEEDKQATSKVNNTVSTVSKPQDILQPPVGLTDTQKKEEAVVTDQKENQPLEAGEEAQGRFENWVPEREERTISKLKIPKLALGGNALKLTARPSGNETNLDSTLHKIRKNNPAITEVNLNNIENIPKEMLLDYVNALKKNKHVKTFAIANTGADENTAFSLANMLRENKSIITLNIESNFITGKGITAIVRCLQFNETLTELRFHNQRHMLGHHAEMEVSRLLKANNTLLKMGYHFELPGPRMVVTNLLTRNLDRQRQSRHEEQNKKDLKQQRELMEMYKVSLNLPPGLLEMLGDYLPPTELLAQLEKQHQLLQQQQQQGQQEEDAPEPQTPSSEPGLALPQLRKTHNAHNPAPKPPSPDAGNPIKDVHLKKTPKKRDPFLEMSAAEEREMRASFQLRRNLRQVDSGSERRNALMADERANLKDMIKTLKPVPRRRVPPKVDPTPRDDLLSEIRQSNVAYLKAVPLPKMLESEETSLF, from the exons ATGGTAGACTCTGCCATCTTGCGCCATAAATACCTTCCTCTCTGTCAAATGGGGTTAATTTTAGACCATGCACAGAACACTCGGCACAGACGGCCAGGGTTAAAACTTCTACCAACTTCTGTTCAACACAGCAGCTCCACTGGTTTCTTCCTTGGTAGttcccccatctctttcttGATTTCTCACGGCAGCATGTCCGACCACAGTGAGCAGGACTCCCTTATGGACGACTTTGACGAGGACGAGCTTCTTGCCGGGCTCTCAGCGGAGGAGATAAGGGAGCTACAGAATGAAATGGATTTCCTAGCCCCTGACGAGAGGGTCCCAGTCGGCATGAGACAGAAGAACTCGGCCCCTCAGCGGACGGTCAAGG ATGACAGTGATCAGGAATCCGAGTGTGAGGACATTGATGAGGATGAGATTCTATCTGGGCTCTCTGCGGAGGAGATCAAGCAGCTCCAGAGTGAGATGGACGTCATAGCGCCCGATGAGCGGGTTCCAGTGGGGATGAGACAGAGGGACCAGACGGAGAAAACCCCTACAGGCACGTTTGACCACAGGTCACTGGTGGACTACCTATACTGGGAGAAGGAATCGACACGGAtgatggatgaggagagagtCCCTACCACTTTGCTACCCAGTGAG AAAAAGTTGAGAGAAGCAGCTGagctgaaagaaaaagaagaggaggtgaTAGAggaagtggtggaggaggtaGAAGAAGAGGTGCCAGAGGATGTTGACGAGGTGGAATACGTGTACGaagaggtggtggaggaagtgGAGTCGAAAGACGGACAGGTGGGGGAGGAGGTAATAGAGGAAGTCATCGAAGAGATCATAGAGGAAGTGATTAAAGTCGAGGAGGAGCCACAGGAGGAAGATAAACAAGCCACCTCAAAAGTAAACAACACGGTTTCCACGGTGTCCAAGCCCCAGGACATCTTACAGCCCCCTGTGGGgctcacagatacacagaaaAAAGAGGAAGCAGTCGTTACAGATCAAAAGGAGAATCAACCCCTAGAAGCAGGGGAAGAAGCTCAGGGCAGGTTTGAGAACTGGGTCccggagagggaggagaggacaatCTCCAAACTGAAAATTCCAAAACTGGCACTGGGTGGGAACGCCTTGAAGTTGACAGCCAGGCCTTCCGGGAATGAAACCAACTTGGATAGCACTCTGCACAAGATCCGCAAGAACAACCCTGCGATCACCGAGGTCAACCTGAACAACATCGAGAACATTCCTAAGGAAATGCTATTGGACTACGTCAACGCCCTGAAGAAGAACAAGCACGTGAAGACATTCGCCATCGCCAACACGGGTGCAGACGAGAACACCGCCTTCAGCCTGGCCAACATGCTGCGCGAGAACAAGAGCATCATCACCCTGAACATCGAGTCTAACTTCATCACTGGCAAAGGCATCACCGCCATCGTACGCTGCCTCCAGTTCAACGAGACCCTGACGGAGCTGCGCTTCCATAACCAGAGGCACATGCTGGGCCACCATGCTGAGATGGAAGTGTCCCGGCTGCTCAAGGCCAACAACACGCTGCTGAAGATGGGCTACCACTTTGAGCTGCCGGGGCCACGCATGGTGGTGACCAACCTGCTCACTCGCAACCTAGACCGCCAGCGCCAGTCCCGGCACGAGGAGCAGAATAAGAAGGACCTGAAGCAGCAGCGTGAGCTCATGGAGATGTACAAGGTCAGCCTGAACTTGCCTCCAGGCCTGCTGGAGATGCTGGGCGACTACCTGCCACCGACGGAGCTATTGGCTCAGCTTGAGAAGCAGCATCAGCTactacaacagcagcagcagcaggggcagcaggaggaggatgccCCAGAGCCACAGACTCCCTCCTCCGAGCCAGGTCTGGCTCTGCCACAGCTGCGTAAGACCCACAACGCGCACAACCCTGCCCCGAAGCCACCCAGCCCTGACGCGGGGAACCCCATCAAGGACGTGCACCTGAAGAAGACCCCAAAGAAACGCGACCCATTCCTGGAGATGAGCGctgctgaggagagggagatgagggcCAGCTTCCAGCTCAGGAGAAACCTCAGACAGGTGGACAGCGGGAGCGAACGCAGGAACGCGCTAATGGCGGACGAGCGCGCCAACCTGAAGGACATGATCAAGACTCTCAAACCTGTGCCGCGCAGGCGCGTGCCGCCTAAGGTGGACCCGACACCACGCGATGATCTCCTCAGCGAGATCAGACAGAGTAACGTGGCCTACCTCAAAGCG GTGCCACTCCCCAAAATGCTGGAGTCAGAAGAAACCAGTCTTTTCTAA
- the LOC105906850 gene encoding PRA1 family protein 3, whose product MAGMEIAPLRPWDDFFPGVDRFAKPDFGDLAKWNNRIISNLLYFQTNYLVVVIAVFLIVGFMNPIGMFLGGGVVTLVFMGSVWAGENKAVIKNFKRKNPMLFIIAVMSVSYFVLSLCGGVMVFIFGITFPLLLILIHASLRLRSMKNKLENKIEGVGLKKTPMGVILDLLDQQEEKINKIQDFIESKMKD is encoded by the exons ATGGCAGGGATGGAGATAGCCCCGCTTAGACCATGGGATGACTTTTTCCCTGGAGTGGACCGATTCGCCAAACCAGACTTTGGAGATTTAGCCAAATGGAATAATAGGATCATCAGCAACTTGCTATACTTCCAAACAAATTACCTTGTGGTGGTCATCGCGGTTTTTCTTATTGTTGG GTTCATGAACCCCATCGGCATGTTTCTGGGCGGGGGTGTGGTCACACTCGTTTTCATGGGCTCCGTTTGGGCCGGAGAGAACAAGGCTGTGATCAAGAACTTCAAGAGGAAGAACCCCATGCTGTTCATCATCGCTGTGATGTCGGTCAGCTACTTCGTGCTGTCCCTGTGCGGAGGGGTCATGGTGTTCATCTTTGGAATCACTTTCCCCCTGCTCC TGATCCTGATCCACGCCTCCTTGCGGCTGAGAAGCATGAAGAACAAACTGGAAAACAAGATTGAAGGGGTTGGCCTGAAGAAGACTCCCATGGGCGTGATCCTGGATCTGCTGGACCAGCAGGAGGAAAAGATCAACAAGATCCAGGATTTCATAGAAAGCAAGATGAAGGACTGA